The region CTGGCAGTCGGTTGAGTGCTCGTGCCGCCGCATCGCGCTGGACGATCATGAAACGCGGGGGCGGAAGATGCGGTCTCCTGTCGGACGGTGCCGATTCCCGCGTGGACGTGGGCCTGTCCTGGTGACTGCACTGGCGGCCTGCGCGGTCCTGTTGATCGCCGGCTGCTCGGTGACCGGTTCGGCTGCGTCGGCCACCACGCCGACCGGTTCGTCCGTGATCAAGACGATCGATCCGGCGGTGCTCCGGGCCACGGTGGATGCGACTGCCAAGGAACTGATGATCCCTGGCGTGGCGGTCGAGGTTCGTACTCCTCAAGGCGATTTCACGGCGGTATCGGGTACGACGCGGCGGGGCGCCGACGTGCGGCCGGGTGCTGACACCCACTTCCGGATCGCCTCGATCACCAAGACGATGACTTCCGCGGTGATCGTGCTGCTGGCCCAGGAAGGCAAGCTCCGGTTCAGCGATCCGATAGCGAAGTACGTTGCTAACGTACCCAATGGTGAGAACATCACCATTGCCGAACTGCTGAAGATGCGCAGCGGCCTGTACGGCTACACGAACGATCCCGAATTCGCGGCTACTCTCGATGCGCACCCCGCGAAGGTCTGGACACCGCAGGAGGTGCTGGCCATCGCGTTCCGGCATCCGCCGGAGTTCCCACCCGGCACTGCGTACGACTACAGCAACACCAACTACGCCTTGCTGGGTCTCGTTGTCGAAAAGGTGGACGGTAAGCCGCTCGACCAGGTCTTCCAGGACCGGTTGTACGGGCCGTACGGCCTGCGACGGACCACCCTCCCGGCCACCACCGACACCTCGATCCCTGATCCTTTCTCGCACGGCTACATGTACGGCGGCTCCGCCTTCGCCTTGGTGGACATGCCCTACCCACCTGACATGCAAGCGGGGGCCAGGGCGGGGACGTTGCAGCCCATCGACTACACCAACCAGAACGCTTCCTATGCCTGGGCGGCCGGGGGAGCCATCTCCACCGCCGACGACCTCGCAACCTGGATGCGCGACTTGGTCGACGGCCATGTGTTCAACGCCGACTTCCAGCGTCAATGGCTGGGCAGTCCGCAGGCCGCTGACCCGGCCCAGCCGACAGCACCGCAATACGGATACGGCATCGAGCGGCAGACCTTCGCCCCGAACGCCACCATGTACTTCCACTTCGGTGAACTCCCGGGATTCAACTCCTTCAGCGGTCACGATCCCGGCAACAAGGTGACGCTCGTGATATGGAGCAACCTGACCGTGGCGCCCGACAGCCGACCTACCGCGAATGTCCTGTTGGTCAAGGTGCTCGATCTGATCTACTCGTTGCCATCGCCATCCCCGTCAGTCACTCCCACCACCCGGTAGCGACAGTCATTCGGCGCCCCGGGACCGACGCGCTCCGTACGCACAGCTGCTCGCCGCAGTTCGTTCCGCGGGGCATTCCACGACAGAGTCCTCACAGGACGGGGTCGGGCCCTCGTGCTCGGCGGACTCCGCGTAGTTCCCGACGTCGGGGGCGTGTCAGCCGGCGCGGCGCAGTCGGACGATGCGCCAGTGGTTGGTGCCGCCGTCGCGGCGGTACACGAGTTCGTCGACCGCTGCGAGGGTCAAGGCGAGGCCCCGGCCGGACTCGGACATGGCGCGTGGCATCGCGGCGGTGGCGAGATCGACCTCGGCCCGACGCCCGTTGTCGAGGAACTCGCCTTCGATCCGGTCGAGGTGCACGCGGACGTACAGGGTGAAGTCGAGTGGGGCGCCATCGTGGGCGTGCTCGGCGATGTTGCCGCCGACCTCTGTGACGGCGACCTCGAAGAGCATGCGGTCGGTGTCGGTGATGTCGCCGTGGTCGGACCACACCTCCTGGAGCAGGGCGTGCACTCGTTCGAGGGACGCCGGCTCGGCAGGCGCGGTGACGCTGTACTCGTGCCGGCGGCCCTCGTCATCCGGCACTGAGGGCTCCGCCGACGGTGTCATGCGCTCGAAGGACCCGGTCCAGGTTGGTGAGTCGCAGGACGGTGGCGATCTGCGGTCCGACGCCTGCGATGCGCAGGTCGCCGCCGGCCTGGCGGGCGGTCTTGAGGCCGGCGATGAGGGCGCCGAGGCCCGAGGAGTCGACGAACTCGCACGCCGAGAGGTCGACCACGATCCGCGACCGGCCGGAAGCGACGGTGTCGGTGATCACCGTGCGCAGCTGCGGGGTGACGATCATCGTCAGCCGTCCGGTCGGCCGGATCTGCCCATCGCTCATCGTGCTTGCGCACGTCCGATGGTCGTGCCCGGCCTCCACCGCAGCCTGTTCGATCTTTACCCACCACCGGACGTCGTTCATGCACACGAAGGGCTGAATCGACGACGAGGGCACGGACGCGCGATCCGGTCGCCGTCTCAGGGCAGTCGGCGGATCGCCATTACCGTCACGTCGTCGTCGAGCAGCTCCGCCCGGTGCGCCCGGTCCGCGAACCGGTCCACGACGTCTGCGGCCTCGCCGCCCGCCCGGACCGTCGTCGCGATCTCGTCCAGCGC is a window of Pseudonocardia sp. T1-2H DNA encoding:
- a CDS encoding STAS domain-containing protein, producing the protein MSDGQIRPTGRLTMIVTPQLRTVITDTVASGRSRIVVDLSACEFVDSSGLGALIAGLKTARQAGGDLRIAGVGPQIATVLRLTNLDRVLRAHDTVGGALSAG
- a CDS encoding serine hydrolase domain-containing protein, translating into MTALAACAVLLIAGCSVTGSAASATTPTGSSVIKTIDPAVLRATVDATAKELMIPGVAVEVRTPQGDFTAVSGTTRRGADVRPGADTHFRIASITKTMTSAVIVLLAQEGKLRFSDPIAKYVANVPNGENITIAELLKMRSGLYGYTNDPEFAATLDAHPAKVWTPQEVLAIAFRHPPEFPPGTAYDYSNTNYALLGLVVEKVDGKPLDQVFQDRLYGPYGLRRTTLPATTDTSIPDPFSHGYMYGGSAFALVDMPYPPDMQAGARAGTLQPIDYTNQNASYAWAAGGAISTADDLATWMRDLVDGHVFNADFQRQWLGSPQAADPAQPTAPQYGYGIERQTFAPNATMYFHFGELPGFNSFSGHDPGNKVTLVIWSNLTVAPDSRPTANVLLVKVLDLIYSLPSPSPSVTPTTR
- a CDS encoding ATP-binding protein is translated as MPDDEGRRHEYSVTAPAEPASLERVHALLQEVWSDHGDITDTDRMLFEVAVTEVGGNIAEHAHDGAPLDFTLYVRVHLDRIEGEFLDNGRRAEVDLATAAMPRAMSESGRGLALTLAAVDELVYRRDGGTNHWRIVRLRRAG